Genomic segment of Eupeodes corollae chromosome 2, idEupCoro1.1, whole genome shotgun sequence:
ataagccgcaatcatatacatccgctttccttgagagagagagatgcatacaacgcaaacttctagcgtcttgagctttcgcaattcattgttgtatatgactttataattaatgccttttcgtataaagagagcgacaccgcccccttgagtggagtcgggccggtctcttcttacgatattgtaatttttatgagtcaatttgtgtttgtggtttagcttagtttcgctagccataaacacatcgggactgtagtctttcaacaattggaacatattggctcttcgttcaatcctaatcagtgaatttacattcacagctaggacttttaggcgcgtctccggcagcgcgcccattatggtctaaattgcgccaggccaggcaacaaagagtagagatgatctacccttttgccttgctcctttatctgactttgcagtcctgttagttgaccttgaatgctcaacaacaaggctacaatgtcaggctgcacctctggtgccttaggcacaggggcctttggggcaaccgttggtggagcctgtctcgtgtttccactccctgacaccatttgggcgtaagagaatttgggattcacgaatttttgtgttggagcctgtcgaactgttcgacttctttcggctttttgactggcctgtttttgtttaatttcttggaccttagggcaacccctataactagccgggtgcccttggtttccgcaaaggacacacttgagcagggtcaaatcctcaacccgctcattccccagcttgcactctccttctttgtgggtttctccgcacctcacacaacgcaactgcatattgcagttagcattggcatggccaaacctctggcacttcgtacattgtagaatgtcgtcgtgcctttttaatgtctcccagcgtacagcttgattgtcgagagattcgattctctcgacactactaaaactgctttggggcgataatgttacgaggaacattggaagcctataaccccctcgcctggacttcaccgtagtgaaaggcttgaccccgataaaatcgagatcgtcactggctttttggcggagctcagctaagagctcctccggttccgtgcaggaacttatgcccttcagaaggaccgtcttaaacttttcacttttgggtGTGTAGCTGAaaaactcagctgtggcctctttaagCAACTCTTTTActagcttgtattcggccagtgagaagcactggaccgaatagctcttttctttttcattcaaaatttttataagaaatttgcccttagtggccgacttacatacctgttttatgtcctgtatgtcaacccggtaggtcctaataggtggcaccttctccttcttgggctgtggttgtttctggtgttgctgctgtttctgttgttgctgctgctgtttctgctgctgctgtttctgctgctgctgttgttgctgctgctgtttctgctgctgttgttgctgctgctgttgttgctgctgctgttgttgctgctgcattgCTTTGCTCGATgtcgatgggccctcaacatccgggcctgtcactgctgatggcggttttttcttttgctccgctcctgtgtttttattagcgggcttgggttgtgattgtttttgctgctgtggttgtttttgctgcttttgtttttgctgctgttgtttttgttgcagttgCCGTTGCGCTGCCTCTTGTTGTCGGCGCGCTTCCTGCTTCAGCTTAAGTTGGCTGAGGAGTGGCTCCATTTCCTCCTTTAGTTTCCTCAAGCTGTCTTCGAACTTACTGATGGCTGCCTGTTTAGTTTGCAGGGCCGCCATCAGTGAATTttcttcttggaggatttggtcCACCTCCCCCTCCAACGATTTATTTGTTGGCGgttctggctccgataggatctTGTTCCTATATTTCGGAGACCTATACTGCCCTTCTCCACCCTCTGAGATGTAGTCTACGCTCCCAGCGTCGTCACTTTCTGAGGTTTCGTGATCTGACGTCACACCTTTCGTTTTTgcctgcatttttattttattggcgtTCCGCTTAGCAGGATTGGTCCGCTTCACCAAATTGGGAGATTGCCTCTTTCTCTTCACTATTGCCCAGTGGTCCGATGTATGGTCTGATTGTGTTTCGGTGATGTTTTGTACCGCTGCTTGCACAACACTTACATCACCTGATgtattggcagaggtatctttcgatacccctgctttcctctccttctccatttgctttttttcccaatctataaaatcgacgatttcacgattgtgaaaaaaagcttctaTATTTTTGGTGCGCTCCgcacgggattcgaacccacgacccttggcGTTGTGTTCGGACGCCAGCTCCACTAGACTACCGATTAGTTATTTCAAATTGTGGCTTACTGCCTTCTTAAATCGAAAACCTTACAAAtgcacttttatttaaaaattttctactATCCACTTATAACTTGTTTTCTCTTtgaaagtcaaagaacgactgagtccaacgcactaaccatcatgccacgggtaccatcAATAGTGCTGTATCCAAATAACCAGATGCGTTCTGATCTTCAAACAATTAAACCGTAATACTCTTACTTCTATGAATACACACCAGTTTACActcgttttaatttttgaacttgtAGTTAAGTGTAGAGATTCTTtctggaatgctttaccaggttCAATATTTCATACTCATTGCATTTTGCAGACATTCCAAATCAATCTTCTCTCTAATCCTATTCCTTACCTAACTGtccgcactgtgtttaatcattgtAAAGAAATTCATAAACCTTTGATTGCGCATGACTCTTCCTTGAGCTAAACTgctcttatttaaaaattaaaatgatttgttttaattttttttatttaataattcacaaaattatcttttattgaatttacttttatcaaaaaattctaaattaatacaaacaatattttttgttgtagttgAATCTATTGACTCTTCTTATCGTCTCCTTTGCCCTTAGTTACTACAGTATCTTCCTTAAAGTGAaggaaaacaaatgaaaagatAAACACTCCCAACATCATGGAGAAGGCTCCAGTATAGTATGGGAACGCACTGGGAATGAATCGTTCATACTGAGTGTGTTCGAGAGGTCTCACTGACACCTAAAGCAGAAAAATAGACGGAGTTAGAATTTCATAAACTAAAGGGACCTTAAATAAGTTCTTACTTGAGTTGTACTGTACAAATGAGTGTAGCCGACACGATCATAGTCAACCTTAAATTGATAGACACCATAGACATCGGGAATCTTGAATTTAGCCTCATAGACTCCGCTCTTTTTGACTTTCAGAGTGGTGCGGACAAACGGATCGATGCGCACGAATTCCAATTGAACGTCGTTGGCTGGGAACGGTTTCCAGGAGCCTTCGGCCAACTGCTCAATGGCGATAGTGTAGACGACGGGATCGGTGATGGTGTATGCATGTGGTGGCTTTGTTTCACCTTCCTTGTGATGAGAGACGGAGGCAACGCGCAGACGACCAGTTTCCCCGAACACCCACTTGCTTATGGCTGTGGCTACTTGCTGGTTTCCAGAATTCTTGAACATCTTAGTTGATTGGGCATTTTGGACACCTGAAGTGAAGGCTTCATCGGAGAAGAAGAACAGAGATCCAGAAAAGACGACACGGGCGTTGTTTCGAGCTTGTAGAGCGGCGATGAGGAGAGTTCCTTTGCCAACGGCATGGGGATACTCTTTGATTGGGTTCTCGGGAACATAGCTGTAAGCCGAGCTCTCGGCAGTCAGGAGCTGCAGCACCAGAGGATTCTCTTTATCGGCCAAAAGACCAGTACCCTTATAGAGCAGAGGATTGACATCCTTGCTGCCCACAATCACTGGCGAGTTGATCAAGTTCTTGCTGTCGGCAAGGATAGTTGTGTGATCTCCAGAGTCCGAGATATCGTAGTTCAGATGATCGATCACCGAAGCGCCTTCCTCGTCAACTTCAAATCCGCACTCGGAAGCGAACTCTCTCAAAGCATCACCAGAGCTGTCAGAGCCTGCAACCAAAACGTTACCTCCATCGTCGACGAACTGAGTTAGTTTCTCAACGCTCAGATCTCCACCGAACTCTTCCACAGATGGCGCAAAGATTATCAAATTCTTGTAAAGATATTCACCATATTTGGAAACAACCAGACCTGCATCATCGGCTAACTTGAAAGTCAGCTTAAAACCACGTTctttaaagtagaaaaataaaatcaaaattaataatcAATAT
This window contains:
- the LOC129947357 gene encoding dolichyl-diphosphooligosaccharide--protein glycosyltransferase 48 kDa subunit; protein product: MFKKLTIFLILLTTGAFAVLENEAETLVLLDNLAIRETHSIFFKTLQERGFKLTFKLADDAGLVVSKYGEYLYKNLIIFAPSVEEFGGDLSVEKLTQFVDDGGNVLVAGSDSSGDALREFASECGFEVDEEGASVIDHLNYDISDSGDHTTILADSKNLINSPVIVGSKDVNPLLYKGTGLLADKENPLVLQLLTAESSAYSYVPENPIKEYPHAVGKGTLLIAALQARNNARVVFSGSLFFFSDEAFTSGVQNAQSTKMFKNSGNQQVATAISKWVFGETGRLRVASVSHHKEGETKPPHAYTITDPVVYTIAIEQLAEGSWKPFPANDVQLEFVRIDPFVRTTLKVKKSGVYEAKFKIPDVYGVYQFKVDYDRVGYTHLYSTTQVSVRPLEHTQYERFIPSAFPYYTGAFSMMLGVFIFSFVFLHFKEDTVVTKGKGDDKKSQ